A genomic stretch from Deltaproteobacteria bacterium includes:
- a CDS encoding 3-hydroxybutyryl-CoA dehydrogenase (converts (S)-3-hydroxybutanoyl-CoA to 3-acetoacetyl-CoA): MDVKTLAVVGAGQMGAGIAQVAAQSGIDVILIDVAPDLVQKGLAGIRGQLDKAVGKGKLKGEEAQATISRLKAGALEDARAAQYAVEAVTENEEVKKKVFAGLARAMPRDAVLATNTSSIPITRIATTVPNPERVIGMHFMNPVPVMQLVEIIRGTQTSDATYATTRALAERMGKITVLSKDMPGFIVNRILIPMLNEACFALQEGLASAEDIDTAMKLGTNVPMGPLALADFIGLDTCLSIAEVLHRGLGEDKYRPAPLLRQYVDAGWLGRKTKHGFYRY, from the coding sequence TTGGATGTCAAGACGCTGGCGGTGGTGGGCGCCGGGCAGATGGGCGCGGGGATTGCGCAGGTCGCGGCGCAGAGCGGCATCGACGTCATCCTGATCGACGTCGCCCCCGACCTGGTCCAGAAGGGACTCGCCGGCATCCGCGGCCAGCTCGACAAGGCGGTGGGCAAGGGAAAGCTCAAGGGCGAGGAGGCCCAGGCAACCATTTCGCGCCTGAAAGCCGGCGCGTTGGAGGATGCCCGGGCGGCGCAGTACGCGGTGGAGGCGGTGACGGAAAACGAGGAGGTGAAGAAGAAGGTCTTTGCCGGCCTCGCCCGGGCCATGCCCCGGGACGCCGTACTGGCCACGAATACGTCGTCCATTCCCATCACGCGCATCGCGACGACCGTCCCCAACCCGGAGCGCGTGATCGGGATGCACTTCATGAACCCGGTGCCGGTCATGCAGCTCGTCGAGATCATCCGCGGTACGCAGACGAGCGATGCAACCTACGCGACCACGCGCGCGCTGGCGGAGCGGATGGGAAAGATCACCGTGCTGTCGAAAGACATGCCGGGATTCATCGTCAACCGCATCCTCATCCCGATGCTGAACGAGGCCTGTTTCGCGCTCCAGGAAGGGCTGGCGTCCGCGGAGGACATCGACACTGCGATGAAGCTCGGCACCAACGTCCCGATGGGCCCTCTCGCCCTGGCGGACTTCATCGGGCTCGACACCTGCCTCTCCATCGCCGAGGTGCTGCATCGCGGGCTCGGCGAGGACAAGTACCGGCCCGCGCCCCTGCTGCGGCAGTACGTCGACGCGGGCTGGCTCGGGCGGAAGACGAAGCACGGCTTCTACAGGTATTGA